In the Pseudomonas sp. ADAK2 genome, one interval contains:
- the kdpA gene encoding potassium-transporting ATPase subunit KdpA, with product MHSYDYWLILAFFALVLIPAPFLGRFYYKVMEGQRTWLSPILGPVERGCYRVAGVNPQDEQSWQKYTLALLAFNLAGFLLLFAILLFQDHLPLNPQNLPGQEWTLAFNTAISFMTNTNWQAYSGEASLSYLSQMAGLTVQNFVSAATGLAVLVALCRGIGRKSTKTLGNFWVDMTRATLYGLLPLCLLLALYLVWQGVPQTFAQYVNAVTLQGVDQVIPLGPAASQIAIKQLGTNGGGFFGVNSAHPFENPTAWSNLFEVGSIILIPVALVFTFGHYVKDLRQSRAIIACMLALFLIGGATSLWAEYQPNPTLANAAVEQTAPLEGKEARFGTTATVLWSVTTTAASNGSVNGMHDSLNPLSGMVALVNMMVGEVIFGGVGAGLYGMLLNVLIAVFLAGLMIGRTPEYLGKKLQAKEVQLLVVTLLVMPVGVLVLGAIAASLPGPAGAISNPGPHGFSQLLYAYTSASANNGSAFGGLSANTSFHNLMLGLGMLIGRFGYILPVLALAGSLAMKKTAPIGQNSFPTHGPLFVTLLTVTILLVGGLTFLPTLALGPIAEHLSMGF from the coding sequence ATGCACAGTTATGACTATTGGCTGATCCTGGCCTTCTTCGCCCTGGTGCTGATTCCGGCACCGTTCCTGGGGCGTTTTTATTACAAGGTGATGGAAGGCCAGCGCACCTGGCTGTCACCGATCCTCGGTCCGGTCGAGCGTGGCTGTTATCGCGTGGCCGGCGTCAATCCGCAGGATGAACAGAGCTGGCAGAAATACACCCTGGCCTTGCTCGCCTTCAACCTGGCGGGCTTCTTGCTGTTGTTCGCGATCCTGTTGTTCCAGGACCACTTGCCGCTCAACCCGCAAAACCTGCCGGGCCAGGAGTGGACGCTGGCGTTCAACACCGCCATCAGTTTCATGACCAACACCAACTGGCAGGCCTACAGCGGTGAAGCGTCCCTGAGCTACCTGAGTCAGATGGCCGGCCTCACCGTGCAGAACTTCGTCAGCGCCGCCACCGGCCTCGCCGTATTGGTTGCGTTGTGCCGTGGTATCGGGCGCAAGTCGACCAAGACCCTGGGCAACTTCTGGGTCGACATGACCCGCGCCACCCTCTACGGCCTGCTGCCGCTGTGCCTGCTGCTGGCGCTGTACCTGGTCTGGCAGGGCGTGCCGCAAACCTTCGCGCAGTATGTGAATGCGGTAACCCTGCAGGGCGTCGATCAAGTGATTCCGCTCGGCCCGGCCGCCAGCCAGATTGCGATCAAGCAATTGGGCACCAACGGTGGCGGCTTCTTCGGCGTCAACTCGGCGCATCCGTTCGAGAACCCGACCGCGTGGAGCAACCTGTTCGAAGTCGGGTCGATCATCCTGATCCCGGTCGCCCTGGTGTTCACCTTCGGCCACTACGTGAAAGACCTGCGTCAGAGCCGCGCGATCATCGCCTGCATGTTGGCGCTGTTCCTGATCGGCGGCGCGACATCGCTCTGGGCTGAATACCAACCGAACCCGACCCTGGCCAACGCTGCCGTCGAACAGACCGCACCGCTGGAAGGCAAGGAAGCACGCTTCGGCACCACCGCCACCGTGCTGTGGTCGGTGACCACCACCGCGGCGTCCAACGGTTCGGTCAACGGCATGCACGACAGCCTCAACCCGCTGAGCGGCATGGTCGCGCTGGTCAACATGATGGTCGGCGAAGTGATCTTCGGCGGTGTCGGGGCCGGGCTCTACGGCATGTTGCTCAACGTGCTGATCGCGGTGTTCCTCGCCGGGCTGATGATCGGCCGCACTCCGGAATACCTCGGCAAGAAGCTGCAAGCGAAAGAAGTGCAACTGCTGGTGGTGACCTTGCTGGTGATGCCGGTCGGCGTGCTGGTGCTGGGCGCGATTGCTGCCAGCCTGCCTGGCCCTGCCGGGGCGATCAGTAACCCTGGCCCGCACGGTTTCAGTCAGTTGCTTTATGCCTACACCTCGGCCAGTGCGAACAACGGTTCAGCGTTCGGTGGCCTGAGTGCCAACACCTCGTTCCACAACCTGATGCTGGGGCTGGGCATGTTGATCGGTCGCTTCGGTTACATCCTCCCGGTTCTGGCGTTGGCCGGCAGCCTGGCGATGAAGAAAACCGCGCCGATCGGCCAGAACAGTTTCCCGACCCATGGCCCGCTGTTCGTGACTCTGTTGACCGTGACCATTCTGCTCGTGGGCGGTTTGACCTTCTTGCCAACGCTCGCGTTGGGCCCGATTGCTGAACATCTGAGCATGGGCTTCTGA
- the eat gene encoding ethanolamine permease — protein MNTQLKPTLGTLHLWGIAVGLVISGEYFGWSYGWGVAGTLGFLVTSFMVATMYTCFIFSFTELTTAIPHAGGPFAYSRRAFGEKGGLIAGLATLIEFVFAPPAIALAIGAYLNVQFPALDPKHAAVGAYIVFMGLNILGVKLAATFELIVCVLAVAELLVFMGVVAPAFSFSNFALNGWAGSDVFGAPAIAGMFAAIPFAIWFFLAIEGAAMAAEEAKDPKRTIPKAYISGILTLVLLAMGVMFFAGGVGDWRTLSNINDPLPQAMKTVVGESSGWLHMLVWIGLFGLVASFHGIILGYSRQFFALARAGYLPKSLAKLSRFQTPHRAIIAGGLIGIAAIYSDGLINLGGMTLTAAMITMAVFGAIVMYIMSMLSLFKLRKTEPNLERTFRAPCYPLVPMIALVLAVVCLVAMAWFNALIGLIFVGFMAVGFVYFMLTAQLRADAPADAMLTGL, from the coding sequence ATGAACACACAACTCAAACCCACGCTGGGCACGCTGCACCTGTGGGGCATCGCGGTCGGGCTGGTGATTTCCGGTGAGTACTTCGGCTGGAGTTATGGCTGGGGCGTGGCCGGGACACTGGGCTTTCTGGTGACGTCCTTTATGGTCGCGACCATGTACACCTGCTTTATCTTCAGTTTCACCGAACTGACCACGGCGATTCCCCACGCTGGCGGCCCGTTTGCCTACAGCCGCCGCGCCTTTGGCGAGAAAGGTGGATTGATTGCCGGGCTGGCGACGCTGATCGAATTCGTCTTCGCCCCGCCCGCCATCGCCCTGGCGATTGGTGCGTACCTGAATGTGCAATTTCCGGCGCTTGATCCAAAACACGCGGCGGTCGGCGCCTACATCGTGTTCATGGGCCTGAACATCCTCGGAGTGAAACTCGCCGCAACCTTCGAGTTGATCGTCTGCGTATTGGCCGTGGCCGAACTGCTGGTATTCATGGGTGTGGTCGCTCCGGCATTCAGCTTCAGCAACTTCGCGCTCAATGGCTGGGCCGGTTCCGATGTGTTCGGCGCACCGGCAATTGCCGGGATGTTTGCGGCGATTCCGTTTGCGATCTGGTTTTTCCTCGCCATTGAAGGCGCCGCCATGGCGGCCGAAGAAGCCAAGGATCCGAAGCGGACGATTCCGAAGGCTTATATCAGCGGCATCCTGACCCTGGTGCTGCTGGCCATGGGCGTAATGTTCTTTGCCGGTGGCGTCGGCGACTGGCGCACTTTGTCGAACATCAACGACCCGCTGCCGCAAGCGATGAAAACCGTGGTCGGCGAAAGCTCCGGCTGGTTGCACATGCTGGTGTGGATCGGGTTGTTCGGCCTGGTGGCGAGTTTCCACGGGATCATTCTTGGCTACTCGCGACAGTTCTTCGCCCTCGCCCGGGCCGGATACCTGCCGAAATCGTTGGCCAAGTTGTCGCGTTTCCAGACGCCGCATCGGGCGATCATTGCCGGTGGCTTGATCGGTATCGCAGCGATCTACAGCGACGGTTTGATTAATCTTGGTGGCATGACGCTGACCGCGGCGATGATCACCATGGCGGTGTTCGGCGCGATCGTGATGTACATCATGAGCATGCTCAGCCTGTTCAAACTGCGTAAAACCGAGCCAAACCTGGAGCGCACTTTCCGCGCGCCGTGCTATCCGTTGGTGCCGATGATCGCGCTGGTGCTGGCGGTGGTGTGCCTGGTGGCGATGGCCTGGTTCAACGCCTTGATCGGGCTGATCTTCGTCGGCTTCATGGCGGTGGGTTTCGTGTACTTCATGCTCACCGCGCAATTGCGCGCCGATGCGCCGGCGGATGCGATGTTGACCGGGCTTTAA
- a CDS encoding sensor histidine kinase, translating into MSDSGRADALLADLPRDGRGRLKVFLGAAPGVGKTYAMLQAAHTQLRQGVKIIAGVVETHGRAETEALLGGLPQQPLVRSEYRGVMLEEMDLDGLLAAKPKLVLVDELAHSNAPGSRHAKRWQDIQELLAAGIDVYTTVNVQHLESLNDQVRGITGVQVRETLPDWVLQEAYELLLIDLPPRELLERLRDGKVYVPEQARAAIDAFFTQTNLTALREMAMQTAAAQVDDDLAQGYRQLGQSAPAVRGRLLVGIDGDAQAERLVRHASRVAQRRHLPWSLVHVDNGSVRDEQSRLRLQSAQQLAERLGGEVVLLRAGEVAKTLIQHAAERRASLVLVGQSRQRLRRRLFGGGLASRLLRDARGLEINVLDSDHEVHQPRQRSAHSLVWFDYALALVATVLASALAWAVASVLPLPNISLVFLAAVLLVAVRSSLGPALACAALSFLTYDFLFIPPNFSFSIQREEDVLTLLFFLLMAALTGNLAARQRRQLQALRDTQEETTELLDLSRKLTAATDRQAVVSAAAQHLNGWSDLQLCLLNQDGQGGWKVETGGPLEFSEAERAAADWAWQHDQPAGAGTGTLPFGRWWWWPLSVEDGPLGLLGVCAKEGQTLSGQRRRLLTALSQPLAQALARAQLAEDLEAARLHGETEQLRSALLASVSHDLRTPLTSMRGSIDSLLALGEAIPLEDRRELLEGTRDEAERLDRYIQNLLDMTRLGHGALKLARDWVSPADIVGSSLNRLRAVLAPLQVSTEVPAELPLLYVHAALIEQALVNVIENAARFSPAHGRLQVRAGADDSELFFSVSDEGPGIPEDERAKIFDMFYTAARGDRGGQGTGLGLAICQGMVGAHGGRISVGDGIEGRGTCITLHLPLQEQPGFESEA; encoded by the coding sequence ATGAGTGACTCCGGCCGCGCCGATGCGCTGTTAGCAGACCTGCCCCGGGACGGCCGTGGCCGGCTCAAGGTGTTCCTCGGTGCCGCGCCCGGTGTCGGCAAGACCTACGCCATGCTGCAAGCGGCCCACACCCAACTGCGCCAAGGCGTGAAAATCATCGCCGGGGTGGTCGAAACCCACGGCCGCGCCGAAACCGAAGCCCTGCTCGGCGGCCTGCCGCAACAGCCGCTGGTGCGCTCGGAATACCGTGGCGTGATGCTCGAAGAAATGGACCTCGACGGCCTGCTCGCCGCCAAGCCGAAACTGGTGCTGGTCGATGAACTGGCCCACAGCAACGCCCCGGGCAGTCGTCACGCCAAGCGCTGGCAAGACATCCAGGAACTGCTCGCCGCCGGCATCGACGTGTACACCACGGTCAACGTCCAGCACCTGGAAAGTCTCAACGATCAGGTGCGCGGCATCACCGGCGTCCAGGTCCGCGAAACGTTGCCGGACTGGGTCCTGCAAGAAGCCTACGAACTGCTGCTGATCGACTTGCCACCGCGTGAATTGCTGGAGCGCCTGCGCGACGGCAAGGTCTACGTGCCGGAGCAGGCGCGGGCGGCGATCGATGCGTTTTTCACCCAGACCAACCTCACCGCCCTGCGGGAAATGGCCATGCAAACCGCTGCGGCCCAGGTCGACGATGACCTGGCCCAGGGTTATCGTCAACTCGGTCAATCCGCCCCGGCGGTCCGCGGTCGCTTGTTGGTGGGCATTGATGGCGATGCCCAGGCCGAGCGCCTGGTGCGTCACGCCAGCCGCGTCGCCCAGCGCCGGCATCTGCCGTGGAGCCTGGTGCATGTGGACAACGGCAGCGTGCGCGACGAGCAATCTCGCCTGCGCCTGCAAAGCGCCCAGCAACTGGCCGAACGCCTCGGTGGCGAAGTGGTGTTGCTGCGCGCCGGCGAGGTGGCGAAAACCCTGATCCAGCACGCCGCCGAACGTCGCGCCAGTCTGGTTTTGGTCGGGCAGTCCCGCCAGCGTTTGCGTCGGCGCTTGTTCGGCGGCGGTCTCGCGTCTCGTTTGTTGCGCGATGCCCGTGGCCTGGAAATCAACGTCCTCGACAGCGACCATGAAGTGCATCAGCCCCGTCAGCGTTCAGCTCATTCACTGGTTTGGTTCGACTACGCGTTGGCGCTGGTGGCAACGGTTTTGGCCAGTGCGTTGGCCTGGGCAGTGGCGAGTGTTTTGCCGCTGCCGAATATCTCCCTGGTGTTCCTCGCCGCCGTGTTGCTGGTGGCGGTGCGCAGCAGCCTCGGCCCGGCGCTGGCCTGTGCAGCGCTGTCGTTCCTGACCTATGACTTTCTGTTCATCCCGCCGAATTTCTCCTTCAGCATCCAGCGCGAAGAAGACGTGCTGACCTTGTTGTTCTTCCTGCTGATGGCGGCGCTCACCGGTAACCTCGCTGCGCGGCAACGCCGGCAATTGCAGGCGTTGCGCGACACCCAGGAAGAAACCACCGAACTGCTCGACCTGTCGCGCAAACTCACCGCCGCCACCGACCGCCAAGCCGTGGTCAGCGCCGCCGCCCAGCACTTGAACGGCTGGAGCGATCTGCAACTGTGCCTGCTCAACCAGGATGGCCAGGGCGGCTGGAAAGTCGAGACCGGTGGCCCGCTGGAATTCTCCGAAGCCGAACGCGCCGCCGCCGACTGGGCCTGGCAACACGATCAACCAGCGGGCGCCGGCACCGGCACTTTGCCGTTCGGGCGTTGGTGGTGGTGGCCGTTGTCGGTCGAGGACGGGCCGCTGGGCTTGCTCGGTGTCTGCGCCAAAGAAGGCCAGACCTTGAGCGGCCAGCGCCGGCGCTTGTTGACCGCCCTGAGCCAACCGCTGGCCCAGGCCCTGGCCCGTGCGCAACTGGCCGAAGACCTCGAAGCAGCGCGGCTGCACGGCGAAACCGAGCAATTGCGCAGTGCCTTGCTGGCCTCGGTGTCCCACGATTTGCGCACGCCGCTGACCTCCATGCGCGGCAGCATCGACAGCCTGCTGGCCCTCGGCGAAGCAATCCCGTTGGAGGATCGCCGCGAGCTGCTCGAAGGCACCCGCGATGAAGCCGAACGCCTCGACCGCTACATTCAAAACCTGCTGGACATGACCCGCCTCGGCCACGGCGCCTTGAAACTGGCGCGAGACTGGGTGTCGCCGGCCGATATCGTCGGCAGTTCGCTCAATCGGCTGCGCGCGGTACTGGCGCCGTTGCAGGTCAGCACCGAAGTGCCGGCCGAGCTGCCGTTGCTGTACGTGCATGCGGCGTTGATCGAACAGGCGCTGGTCAACGTGATCGAAAACGCCGCGCGGTTTTCCCCGGCTCACGGACGATTGCAAGTGCGCGCCGGTGCCGATGACAGCGAGCTGTTTTTCTCGGTGAGCGATGAAGGGCCGGGGATTCCGGAGGACGAGCGGGCGAAGATTTTCGACATGTTCTACACCGCCGCCCGCGGTGATCGCGGCGGGCAGGGCACCGGGCTGGGGCTGGCGATTTGTCAGGGCATGGTCGGCGCCCATGGCGGGCGGATCAGCGTCGGCGATGGCATCGAGGGTCGCGGTACCTGCATCACGCTGCATTTGCCACTGCAGGAACAGCCGGGTTTTGAAAGTGAAGCCTGA
- a CDS encoding DUF2897 family protein, whose amino-acid sequence MPWYAWLILVVAIGSIVGGLMMLRDTATKVDLTEEQRKRVAERNAEMDAKEAQDR is encoded by the coding sequence ATGCCCTGGTATGCCTGGTTGATTCTGGTCGTTGCAATCGGCTCGATCGTTGGCGGTCTGATGATGTTGCGTGACACCGCCACCAAGGTCGATCTGACCGAAGAGCAACGTAAACGCGTCGCCGAACGCAATGCGGAAATGGATGCCAAGGAAGCGCAGGACCGCTAA
- a CDS encoding urea carboxylase-associated family protein, translated as MYKDYPAAYQVSKGSALQVDKAFYERVRDSRDGRTLIEQFEVPIRTGRAWNVPAGHVFRVTTPVGPQVGDFNVWNAHDPRERLWAARTRQLQGAHVSTHDRLWSNLPFLRPLVTITDDSLAGYGIDEHGGRLHDLLGTRCDPYVNKMLTGEDFHHHCHSNLTRAVLPHGLTEFDVHDVLNIFQCTGLNHDDMYFMKACPAQKGDYLEFFAEIDLLCALSTCPGGDLSLAMWGPDAQDPLSVCRPLGVEIYRLEDSLLEGWSQPERAAYKGLHGLHIAKADWEK; from the coding sequence ATGTACAAAGACTATCCGGCGGCCTATCAAGTCAGCAAAGGCTCGGCCTTGCAGGTGGACAAGGCGTTTTATGAACGGGTTCGCGACAGCAGGGACGGGCGCACGCTGATCGAGCAATTCGAAGTGCCAATCCGCACTGGCCGTGCCTGGAACGTCCCGGCCGGGCACGTATTTCGAGTTACCACCCCGGTCGGGCCTCAGGTCGGGGATTTCAACGTCTGGAATGCCCATGACCCGCGCGAACGCCTGTGGGCTGCGCGCACCCGGCAGTTGCAGGGCGCCCATGTCAGCACCCATGACCGTCTGTGGTCGAACCTGCCGTTTCTGCGGCCACTGGTGACCATCACCGATGACAGCCTGGCCGGTTATGGCATCGACGAGCACGGCGGCCGTTTGCACGATCTGCTCGGCACGCGTTGCGATCCATACGTGAACAAAATGCTCACCGGCGAAGACTTCCATCATCACTGCCACTCGAACCTGACCCGCGCCGTGCTGCCCCATGGCTTGACCGAGTTCGACGTGCACGACGTACTGAATATTTTCCAGTGCACCGGCCTGAACCATGACGACATGTACTTCATGAAGGCGTGCCCGGCGCAGAAGGGCGATTACCTGGAATTCTTTGCCGAAATAGATTTGCTGTGTGCGCTGTCGACCTGCCCCGGCGGCGACCTGTCATTGGCCATGTGGGGGCCGGATGCGCAAGATCCGCTGAGCGTGTGCCGCCCGCTGGGGGTGGAGATTTATCGCTTGGAAGATTCATTGCTCGAAGGCTGGAGCCAGCCGGAGCGTGCGGCGTACAAAGGGCTGCATGGCTTGCACATCGCCAAGGCCGATTGGGAGAAATAG
- the kdpF gene encoding K(+)-transporting ATPase subunit F — protein MSVLDGVSLLLAVGLFIYLLVALLRADRN, from the coding sequence ATGAGCGTTCTGGACGGGGTGTCACTGCTACTGGCAGTGGGGCTGTTCATTTATCTGTTGGTTGCGCTGTTGCGCGCGGACCGGAACTAG
- a CDS encoding response regulator, which produces MSQTATILVIDDEPQIRKFLRISLASQGYKVLEAGTGTEGLAQAALNKPDLLVLDLGLPDMDGQQVLREFREWSTVPVLVLSVRASEGQKVEALDGGANDYVTKPFGIQEFLARVRALLRQAPAGEAQQAALTFGPLTVDLAYRRVLLDGAEVALTRKEYAVLAQLARHPGRVITQQQLLKDIWGPTHTEDSHYLRIVVGHLRQKLADDPTQPRFIVTEAGVGYRLLNEGGL; this is translated from the coding sequence ATGAGCCAGACCGCGACCATTTTGGTCATCGACGACGAACCGCAGATCCGCAAGTTCCTGCGCATCAGCCTCGCTTCCCAAGGCTACAAAGTGCTGGAGGCCGGCACCGGCACTGAAGGCCTGGCGCAAGCGGCACTGAATAAACCGGATCTGCTGGTGCTCGACCTCGGCCTGCCGGACATGGACGGCCAGCAAGTGCTGCGCGAGTTTCGTGAATGGTCGACGGTGCCGGTGCTGGTGCTGTCGGTGCGCGCCAGTGAAGGGCAGAAGGTCGAAGCGCTGGATGGCGGCGCCAACGATTACGTGACCAAGCCGTTCGGTATTCAGGAGTTCCTCGCTCGGGTGCGTGCGTTATTGCGCCAGGCGCCGGCCGGTGAAGCCCAGCAAGCAGCGCTCACGTTCGGCCCGTTGACCGTGGACCTGGCCTATCGCCGAGTGTTGCTTGATGGCGCCGAAGTCGCGCTGACCCGCAAGGAATACGCAGTGCTGGCGCAACTGGCGCGGCATCCGGGGCGGGTGATAACCCAGCAGCAATTGCTCAAGGACATCTGGGGGCCGACCCATACCGAGGACAGTCATTATTTGCGGATTGTGGTCGGGCATTTGCGCCAGAAACTGGCGGACGATCCGACCCAGCCGCGGTTTATCGTGACCGAAGCGGGGGTGGGGTATCGGTTGTTGAATGAGGGTGGGCTCTGA
- the kdpB gene encoding potassium-transporting ATPase subunit KdpB: MNMPATKPATVKAPEQPKTAISALWRPALVQAFVKLDPRQLQRAPVMLVVELTAVLTTVLCFIPDGSVPTFVAAQIALWLWFTVLFANFAEALAEGRGKARADSLKAGSEGLSARRRTSNGTFQVVPATSLRKDDVVRVEAGEMIPGDGEVIEGIAAVNEAAITGESAPVIRESGGDRSAVTGNTRLVSDWLLVRITANPGESTLDRMIALVEGAKRQKTPNEVALDILLIGLTLIFLLVVVTLQPFAHFANGSLPLVFLVALLVTLIPTTIGGLLSAIGIAGMDRLVRLNVIAKSGRAVEAAGDVHVLLLDKTGTITFGNRRCTAVYAAPGVSAKELSEGALFASLADDTAEGKSIVEYLRGLHPQPEPSPELLTAVPFSAETRLSGVDYQGRVYRKGAVDSLLAFVGLKRADLAPSLSREIDKIAQSGGTPLLVCADGKLLGAIHLKDVVKPGIRERFAELRKLGIRTVMVTGDNPLTAAAIAAEAGVDDVLAEATPEKKLARIRHEQNDGRLVAMCGDGANDAPALAQADVGMAMNDGTQAAREAANMVDLDSDPTKLLDVVQIGKELLVTRGALTTFSIANDVAKYFAILPALFASIYPQLGVLNVMHLSSPQSAILSAIVFNALIIVVLIPLALRGVRVQAASAAALLRRNLLIYGLGGILVPFVGIKAIDMVLTALHLV; the protein is encoded by the coding sequence ATGAATATGCCCGCAACTAAACCGGCTACCGTAAAAGCCCCGGAACAACCGAAAACCGCGATCTCGGCCCTGTGGCGCCCGGCGCTGGTGCAAGCCTTCGTCAAGCTCGACCCACGGCAATTGCAGCGTGCGCCGGTGATGCTGGTGGTCGAACTGACCGCCGTGCTGACCACCGTGCTGTGCTTCATTCCCGACGGCAGCGTGCCGACCTTTGTCGCGGCGCAGATTGCGCTGTGGCTGTGGTTTACCGTGCTGTTCGCCAACTTCGCCGAAGCCCTGGCCGAAGGTCGCGGCAAGGCCCGCGCCGACAGCCTCAAGGCTGGCAGCGAAGGTTTGAGCGCTCGCCGCCGGACCTCCAATGGCACCTTCCAGGTGGTGCCCGCCACCAGCCTGCGCAAGGACGATGTGGTGCGCGTCGAAGCCGGGGAAATGATCCCCGGTGACGGCGAGGTGATCGAAGGCATTGCGGCGGTCAATGAGGCGGCGATTACCGGTGAATCCGCGCCAGTGATCCGCGAATCCGGTGGCGACCGTTCCGCCGTCACCGGCAACACCCGCCTGGTGTCCGACTGGCTGCTGGTGCGCATCACCGCCAACCCGGGCGAGTCGACCCTGGACCGTATGATCGCCCTGGTCGAAGGCGCCAAACGCCAGAAAACCCCGAACGAAGTGGCGCTCGACATCCTGCTGATCGGCCTGACCCTGATCTTCCTGCTGGTGGTCGTGACCCTGCAACCGTTCGCCCACTTCGCCAATGGCAGCCTGCCGCTGGTGTTCCTGGTGGCGCTGTTGGTGACGCTGATTCCGACCACCATTGGCGGCTTGTTGTCGGCCATCGGTATCGCCGGGATGGATCGTCTGGTGCGCTTGAACGTGATTGCCAAATCCGGTCGCGCCGTGGAAGCGGCGGGGGACGTGCACGTCCTGTTGCTGGACAAGACCGGCACCATCACCTTCGGCAACCGTCGTTGCACCGCCGTGTATGCGGCGCCGGGTGTCAGCGCTAAAGAGCTGTCTGAAGGTGCGTTGTTTGCCTCGCTGGCCGATGACACGGCTGAAGGCAAGTCCATCGTCGAATACCTGCGTGGCCTGCATCCGCAACCAGAACCAAGTCCTGAGCTGCTGACCGCCGTGCCGTTCAGCGCCGAGACGCGCCTGTCCGGTGTCGACTATCAGGGCCGCGTGTACCGCAAAGGCGCGGTGGATTCACTGTTGGCCTTCGTCGGCCTGAAGCGCGCCGACCTGGCGCCGTCCCTGTCCCGGGAAATCGACAAGATTGCCCAGAGCGGCGGCACCCCGTTGCTGGTCTGTGCCGACGGTAAATTGCTCGGTGCGATCCACCTCAAGGACGTGGTCAAGCCAGGCATTCGCGAACGTTTTGCCGAGTTGCGCAAACTGGGGATTCGCACGGTCATGGTCACCGGCGACAACCCGCTGACTGCTGCCGCGATTGCTGCTGAAGCGGGCGTCGATGACGTGTTGGCCGAAGCCACCCCGGAGAAAAAACTGGCGCGCATTCGCCACGAGCAGAACGACGGTCGCCTGGTCGCGATGTGCGGCGACGGCGCCAACGACGCCCCGGCGCTGGCCCAGGCGGACGTCGGCATGGCGATGAACGACGGCACGCAAGCGGCACGCGAGGCGGCGAACATGGTCGACCTCGACAGCGACCCGACCAAGCTGCTGGACGTGGTGCAAATTGGTAAAGAGTTGCTGGTAACCCGCGGCGCGCTGACGACCTTTTCCATCGCTAACGACGTGGCCAAATACTTCGCGATCCTGCCGGCGCTGTTCGCCTCGATCTACCCGCAACTCGGCGTGCTGAACGTCATGCACCTGAGCAGCCCACAGAGCGCGATCCTCTCGGCGATTGTGTTCAACGCCTTGATCATCGTCGTGCTGATTCCCCTGGCGCTGCGCGGTGTGCGGGTACAGGCGGCGAGTGCGGCGGCGTTGTTGCGGCGCAATCTGCTGATCTACGGCTTGGGCGGGATTCTGGTGCCGTTCGTGGGCATCAAGGCGATCGACATGGTGTTGACGGCGTTGCATTTGGTTTGA
- the kdpC gene encoding potassium-transporting ATPase subunit KdpC yields MSTMIRPALSLLVLMTLITGVAYPLVVTGVAQVAFPDQANGSLVRDADGKVRGSSLIAQDFVGDAWFHPRPSAGAFATVSSSASNLSPSNPALATRVIDDANKLQVPGQGPVPLAMLTTSGSGLDPHLPPAAIAYQLARVAQARNLPVATVEQLMNAHIEQPLVGPPVVNVFELNVALEKL; encoded by the coding sequence ATGTCCACAATGATACGTCCGGCCCTGAGCCTGCTGGTCCTGATGACGCTGATCACCGGTGTCGCCTATCCCCTGGTCGTCACCGGCGTCGCGCAAGTCGCGTTCCCGGACCAGGCCAACGGCAGCCTGGTGCGCGACGCCGACGGCAAAGTCCGGGGTTCGTCGCTGATTGCCCAGGATTTCGTCGGCGACGCCTGGTTCCACCCACGGCCCTCGGCCGGTGCGTTTGCCACGGTATCGAGCAGTGCCAGCAACCTGTCGCCGAGCAACCCGGCGCTGGCCACGCGGGTGATCGACGATGCCAATAAACTGCAAGTGCCGGGGCAAGGTCCGGTGCCGTTGGCGATGCTGACCACCTCCGGCAGCGGCCTCGATCCCCACTTGCCTCCGGCGGCGATTGCCTATCAACTGGCGCGTGTTGCGCAGGCACGTAACCTGCCAGTGGCAACGGTTGAACAACTGATGAATGCGCATATCGAGCAGCCGTTGGTGGGGCCGCCGGTGGTGAATGTGTTTGAGTTGAATGTGGCGCTGGAAAAATTGTAA